The DNA region CTCAGCAGAATGACAGCCTTGGCGCAGGCGAGAAAAGAAAAAGACCGCGCGATGCGCGGTCTTTTCGGCTTCCGGTTGAAAACAGGTGTTAGCGTGCTGCGGCCGGCTCCGAGATCTCGGTGAGCCGCTTGGCCAACGTGTGCTCCAGCTCGACGAGGGCCTTGGAGAAGCCGTCGATGCCCTCCTTCAGCTTGTCGCTGGCCATGCGGTCGGCGGTGTGCATCTTGTCGAAGGTCGCCTTGTCCATCGTCAGCTTCTCGATCTTCATCGCCTTGGCCTTGGCCGGGTCGAGCTTGCGCTCGAGCGTTCCCTGCCCGGCTTCCAGCTCGGCAAGCAGCTTCGGAGCGATGGTCAGCAGGTCGCAGCCGGCCAGCTCGATGATCTCGCCTGTGTTGCGGAAGCTGGCTCCCATGACCTGGGTCTTGTAGCCGAAGTGCTTGTAATAGTTATAGATCGTGGTGACCGAGATGACCCCCGGGTCTTCGGCGCCAACGTAGTCCTTGCCGGTGTCCTTCTTGTACCAGTCGAGGATGCGGCCGACGAAGGGCGAGATCAGGGTGACCTTCGCCTCGGCGCAGGCAATGGCCTGGTGCAGGCCGAAGAGCAGGGTCATGTTGCAGTGGATGCCTTCCTTCTCGAGCACCTCGGCGGCCTTGATGCCCTCCCAGGTGGAGGCAAGCTTGATCAGCACGCGCTCACGCGAGATGCCGGCGCTCTCGTACTGCTTGATGATGTCGCGGGCCGTCTCGATGGACTTCTCGGTGTCGTAGGAGATGCGCGCATCCACTTCTGTAGAGACGCGGCCGGGGATAATCTCCAGAATCTTCTTGCCGAAGGCGACGGCGAGGGTCTTGAAGGCCTGCGCGGCGACCTGCTCGTCGGTGGCACTGGCTCCGGCGTCCCTGCGGGCCTGCTGCAAAACGTCGTCCACGATGGACTGATACTCAGGCATGCCCGCGGCGGCCTGGATGAGCGACGGGTTGGTGGTCGAGTCCGTCGGCTTGAACTGTTTGATTGCATTGATGTCACCGGTATCGGAAACCACGGTGGTCATTCCACGAAGCTGTTCCAGAATTGTCGCCATTGTGCGCTCCTTCGCTGCTTAATCTGATTCTATCAAGGCTGGCCGGGTTACGCCGGATGGTGCCAGCCGCTCAAACTTCATTCAACGCAGTGGTGCGGCCAATCGCCAACAGGCCATAATATGGCGTAAACCGTTTGTTTTAAGTTGATTGCGCCGTTCTTTGCCAGGAGGATTGTTAGATCTTCAGCCCGGCCCGGCCCGCGTGGGCAGCAATCGCCGCGTTGATCTCGAGCGCCAGCTTCAGCGCCGCCCGCCCGTCTTCGCCTGAGACCACCGGCGTCGACCGCGTACGCACTGCGTCGAGAAACGCAGCGATCTCCAGCCGCAGCGGCTCGCCCGGCGGCACGTCGACCTTCTTGAGCGACAGCCCGGCCGAAGGATGATTGCCCGTCCCCTGCGACGCCTGTAGAAGTTGCGCCATGGCAACCAGCTTCGCCATGTCCATCCCGGCGGCGGCGGTGACGTCGATCATCAGCAGGTCCTGCCGCGCGAAGTCGATCGAAAGATACTGGTGGGGCTGAAAGAAGCGTAGCTTGCGCACGCGCTCGGTCGAGATGCGGCTGGCAGTGAAGTTGGCCACGCAGCCCGACTCAAACTCGACGCGCACGTTCGCGATGTCGACCTTCGGCGACAGCACGGGCAGGCCGACCGCGCGCACCTCGCGCACCGGCGACGCCACCAGCGAGAGCACGATGTCGAGATCGTGGATCATCAGGTCGAGTACAACATCCACATCGAGCGAGCGCGGCGTGAAGATACTCAGCCGATGCGACTCGAAGAACATCGGCCTGTTCAGGACGCGCCGCGCGGCAGCGACCGCAGGATTGAAGCGCTCCAGATGACCCACCTGCACGATGCGGCCATGCCTTGCGGCCAATGCAAGGATGCTGTCCGCGTCTTCGAGACTCGGCGCGATCGGCTTCTCGATCAGCACGTCCACGCCCTCAGCGATCAACTCTTCGGCCACGGCGCGATGATGCACCGTCGGCACGCAGACTGAAGCGGCGTCGACCCTGGTCGCGACGAGGCACTCTGCAACGGAAGCGAAGCCGGGAATACCGAACTTCGACGTGGCCTCGGCGAGAGCCTTCGCATCGCCGTCAACAACGGCGACCAGCTTGAGAGCTTCGCCCGCCTGCGCCAGTCCGTCATACACACGCAGATGATTGCGGCCAAATGCACCCGCGCCAATCACGGCAACGCGAAGTGGAGTATCGTTCGCTGACAATGGGGCCACTTACTCGATGGGAGCTTCAACCGCCGCGCGGCAGCGTGCGTAAAGCTCAAGAAGGTGTGTCACCTGGTCGTCGGCCTTGACGGCCGGGGTCGCCGCAAAGCCGGTCGCTCCTGTGGTCTTGCTGGCGATGTTGGCGTGGCTGGCGACGAACTTCAGCAGGTCCAGCGCGATGTCTTCAGGCCGGCGCGCAGCACTCGATATTTCCATGGAAAACCACCTCTCACTGTTTCTTCAGGCTCGATGTTAATCTGCGCGCATCGCACAAGCAAATGGAAGCGCGGATCGACACGGACCGACGCGGATGAAAGCCAATCGCGATCAAGAAGAAAGTCTTTCTCCGCGTGCATCCATGTACCTCCGCGGTCGCTCCTGTCGTTACACTGAAACCAGCAATGAAGATACTGGAACTGTTCAGCATGATGGTCGCCACCGCCGCAGTTTTCGGCTGGATCAGCCGTCGCTGGCTCAGGCTCCCGCTCACCATCGGAACCAT from Acidobacteriota bacterium includes:
- a CDS encoding transaldolase, producing the protein MATILEQLRGMTTVVSDTGDINAIKQFKPTDSTTNPSLIQAAAGMPEYQSIVDDVLQQARRDAGASATDEQVAAQAFKTLAVAFGKKILEIIPGRVSTEVDARISYDTEKSIETARDIIKQYESAGISRERVLIKLASTWEGIKAAEVLEKEGIHCNMTLLFGLHQAIACAEAKVTLISPFVGRILDWYKKDTGKDYVGAEDPGVISVTTIYNYYKHFGYKTQVMGASFRNTGEIIELAGCDLLTIAPKLLAELEAGQGTLERKLDPAKAKAMKIEKLTMDKATFDKMHTADRMASDKLKEGIDGFSKALVELEHTLAKRLTEISEPAAAR
- a CDS encoding Gfo/Idh/MocA family oxidoreductase, with the translated sequence MIGAGAFGRNHLRVYDGLAQAGEALKLVAVVDGDAKALAEATSKFGIPGFASVAECLVATRVDAASVCVPTVHHRAVAEELIAEGVDVLIEKPIAPSLEDADSILALAARHGRIVQVGHLERFNPAVAAARRVLNRPMFFESHRLSIFTPRSLDVDVVLDLMIHDLDIVLSLVASPVREVRAVGLPVLSPKVDIANVRVEFESGCVANFTASRISTERVRKLRFFQPHQYLSIDFARQDLLMIDVTAAAGMDMAKLVAMAQLLQASQGTGNHPSAGLSLKKVDVPPGEPLRLEIAAFLDAVRTRSTPVVSGEDGRAALKLALEINAAIAAHAGRAGLKI